A part of Brassica rapa cultivar Chiifu-401-42 chromosome A05, CAAS_Brap_v3.01, whole genome shotgun sequence genomic DNA contains:
- the LOC103869579 gene encoding zinc finger protein BRUTUS isoform X1 → MATPLPDFEAARGGGGGVASSSTTVLTSSVPSSAASTFTEDAEEISPILIFLFFHKAVCSELESLHRLALEFATGHHVDLRLLRERYRFLRSIYKHHCNAEDEVIFSALDIRVKNVAQTYSLEHQGEGTLFDHLFELLNSATEIDESYRRELASSTGALKTSVSQHLAKEQKQVFPLLIEKFKHEEQAYIVWRFLCSIPVNMLAVFLPWLASSISIDESKEMQMCLSKIVPGEKLLQQVIFTWLGGKSDTAASRGVEDSSFQCCLDSSSSMLPCKTSRAQCACEGSKAGKRKYPELTEYEAPDAPMHPIDEIKIWHKSINKEMKDIADEARKIQLSGDFSDLSAFDERLQYIAEVCIFHRYLFLAEDKIIFPAVDGEFSFSEEHDEEENQFNEFRCLIEKIKSAGASSTSAAEFYTKLCSHADQIMETIQRHFHNEEIQVLPLARKNFSFKRQQEILYQSLCIMPLRLIERVLPWLTASLTEDEAKNFLKNLQAGAPKSDAALVTLFSGWACKGRKAGECLSPKANGSCPAKTLSNIEEVYLQSCNACVSLPCPSRSIKACCQHQDKRPAKRTVVSSCGQNATPHSSEVANGNGRSCCVPDLGVNSDCLGLGSLPAAKSMRSSSLNSAAPALNSSLFGWEMDSNSFDTGHAERPVATIFKFHKAISKDLEFLDVESGKLIDCDETFIRQFIGRFHLLWGFYKAHSNAEDDILFPALESKETLHNVSHSYTLDHKHEEKLFGDIYSVLTELSVLHEKLQTDSMVEDTTQTDIVQADIDSGDCKKKYNELATKLQGMCKSIKITLDQHIFLEELELWPLFDKHFSIQEQDKIVGRIIGTTGAEVLQSMLPWVTSALSEDEQNRMMDTWKQATKNTMFDEWLNECWKGSPDSSSMERTKPSLHRDNDHQEVLDQTGQLFKPGWKDIFRMNQNELEAEIRKVYQDTTLDPRRKDYLVQNWRTSRWIAAQQKLPKETETALNGDVALGCFPSFRDPEKQIFGCEHYKRNCKLRAACCGQLFTCRFCHDKVSDHSMDRKLVTEMLCMRCLKVQPCGPICTTPSCEGFPMAKHYCSICKLFDDERAVYHCPFCNLCRVGEGLGIDYFHCMTCNCCLGMKLVNHKCLEKSLETNCPICCEFLFTSSEAVRALPCGHYMHSACFQAYTCSHYTCPICGKSLGDMAVYFGMLDALLAAEELPEEYKDRCQDILCNDCERKGTTRFHWLYHKCGTCGSYNTRVIRSETTTVPDCSTSS, encoded by the exons ATGGCGACGCCGTTGCCGGACTTTGAGGCGGCGAgaggcggcggaggaggagtaGCGTCTTCATCAACCACGGTGCTTACGAGCAGCGTACCTTCTTCTGCGGCGAGTACGTTCACGGAGGACGCGGAGGAGATTTCTCCGATCCTGATTTTCCTCTTCTTTCACAAGGCGGTATGCAGTGAGCTCGAATCGCTTCATAGGCTGGCGCTTGAGTTTGCTACAGGTCACCACGTTGATCTCCGTCTCCTCCGTGAACGGTATCGGTTCCTTAGATCGATCTATAAGCATCACTGCAATGCCGAAGACGAG GTGATCTTTTCAGCTCTTGACATACGCGTGAAGAACGTAGCGCAGACGTATTCTCTTGAGCACCAAGGTGAAGGCACCCTCTTCGATCATCTTTTTGAGCTGCTTAATTCCGCCACGGAGATAGATGAGAGTTATCGGAGGGAGTTGGCGAGCAGTACTGGAGCACTTAAGACATCTGTTAGCCAGCACTTGGCTAAAGAACAGAAACAG GTGTTCCCGTTACTTATTGAGAAGTTTAAGCACGAGGAGCAAGCTTACATAGTGTGGAGGTTTCTCTGCAGCATTCCTGTGAATATGCTTGCCGTGTTTCTTCCGTGGCTGGCTTCCTCCATTTCAATTGATGAAAGCAAGGAGATGCAGATGTGCTTGAGCAAGATAGTTCCTGGCGAAAAGCTCCTTCAGCAA GTTATTTTCACCTGGTTGGGAGGGAAAAGCGATACTGCGGCTTCGCGTGGTGTAGAGGATTCTTCGTTCCAGTGTTGTCTAGATTCTTCTAGCAGCATGCTTCCGTGCAAAACTAGTAGAGCCCAGTGCGCATGTGAGGGATCCAAGGCCGGGAAGAGAAAGTATCCAGAGCTTACCGAGTATGAAGCTCCTGATGCTCCTATGCACCCAATTGATGAGATAAAAATTTGGCACAAGTCAATCAACAAGGAGATGAAGGATATAGCTGATGAGGCTAGGAAAATTCAGCTGTCTGGAGATTTTTCGGATTTATCTGCATTTGATGAACGCTTGCAGTATATTGCTGAAGTATGCATCTTTCACAGGTATTTATT TCTTGCAGAGGATAAGATCATATTTCCAGCAGTAGATGGGGAGTTTTCATTTTCCGAGGAGCACGATGAAGAAGAAAACCAGTTTAACGAGTTCCGGTGCTTAATTGAAAAAATCAAAAGTGCTGGAGCCTCTTCTACTTCTGCTGCTGAATTTTACACCAAGCTGTGCTCACATGCGGATCAAATAATGGAAACTATTCAAAGGCACTTCCACAACGAGGAAATTCAG GTGCTGCCCCTTGCACGAAAGAACTTCAGCTTTAAAAGACAACAAGAGATTCTCTACCAAAGCCTGTGCATAATGCCCTTAAGATTAATTGAACGTGTTTTGCCATGGTTGACTGCATCGTTAACAGAAGATGAAGCAAAGAATTTTCTGAAGAATTTGCAAGCTGGAG CACCTAAATCGGATGCTGCTCTCGTTACTCTTTTCTCTGGTTGGGCATGCAAAGGACGCAAAGCGGGGGAATGCTTGTCTCCAAAGGCGAATGGTTCATGCCCTGCTAAAACACTAAGCAACATTGAAGAAGTCTACCTTCAGTCATGTAATGCTTGTGTGTCTTTGCCATGCCCGAGTAGGAGTATAAAAGCGTGTTGCCAGCATCAGGATAAAAGGCCAGCTAAGCGAACTGTTGTGTCGTCTTGTGGACAAAATGCCACCCCCCACTCTTCAGAAGTCGCAAATGGAAATGGCAGGTCATGCTGTGTTCCGGATCTCGGAGTTAACAGTGATTGTCTGGGACTTGGTTCCCTTCCAGCAGCTAAATCTATGAGATCTTCTTCGCTAAACTCTGCTGCGCCCGCTCTTAATTCTAGCCTCTTTGGTTGGGAAATGGATAGCAACAGCTTTGATACTGGACATGCCGAGCGGCCAGTTGCTACAATATTCAAGTTTCACAAGGCCATAAGCAAAGATCTGGAGTTTCTTGATGTAGAATCTGGAAAGCTCATTGATTGCGATGAAACGTTTATTCGTCAGTTCATAGGTCGATTTCACCTACTCTGGGGTTTCTACAAGGCTCATAGTAATGCAGAAGATGATATCCTCTTTCCAGCTTTGGAGTCGAAGGAGACGCTTCACAATGTCAGCCACTCTTACACGCTCGACCATAAACATGAGGAAAAGTTGTTTGGAGATATTTACAGTGTTCTTACTGAGCTTTCAGTTCTTCATGAGAAGTTACAGACTGATTCTATGGTGGAGGACACAACTCAAACTGACATTGTTCAGGCTGATATTGACAGTGGTGACTGCAAGAAGAAGTACAACGAACTGGCTACAAAGCTTCAAGGGATGTGCAAATCCATTAAGATCACACTGGATCAACATATATTCTTGGAGGAACTGGAGCTCTGGCCTCTATTTGACAAACATTTCTCCATTCAAGAGCAAGACAAGATTGTGGGTCGTATAATCGGGACAACGGGTGCTGAAGTTCTTCAATCCATGTTGCCATGGGTGACTTCCGCACTTTCTGAAGATGAGCAAAACAGAATGATGGATACATGGAAGCAGGCAACCAAGAACACAATGTTCGATGAATGGCTCAACGAATGCTGGAAAGGATCACCCGACTCATCCTCAATGGAAAGAACCAAACCTAGTCTACACAGAG atAATGATCATCAAGAAGTCTTGGACCAAACTGGTCAACTTTTTAAGCCGGGTTGGAAAGATATTTTCCGCATGAATCAGAACGAACTAGAGGCTGAAATCAGGAAGGTTTATCAGGACACAACACTTGATCCAAGGAGAAAAGATTATCTAGTACAAAATTGGAGGACCAG TCGATGGATAGCGGCTCAGCAAAAGTTACCCAAGGAAACAGAAACTGCTTTAAATGGTGATGTTGCACTTGGATGTTTCCCGTCTTTTAGAGATCCCGAGAAGCAGATATTTGGATGCGAGCATTACAAGCGTAACTGCAAGCTTCGGGCTGCTTGTTGTGGTCAGTTGTTCACTTGTAGGTTTTGCCATGACAAAGTAAGCGACCACTCCATGGATAG AAAATTGGTGACGGAAATGCTCTGCATGCGGTGCCTGAAGGTGCAACCTTGTGGCCCCATTTGCACAACGCCTTCATGCGAAGGATTCCCAATGGCAAAGCACTATTGCAGCATTTGCAAACTTTTCGATGATGAAAG AGCTGTTTACCATTGTCCATTCTGCAACCTTTGCCGGGTCGGTGAGGGATTAGGAATTGATTATTTCCATTGCATGACATGTAACTGTTGCCTGGGGATGAAGTTAGTAAACCACAAGTGTCTGGAGAAAAGCCTCGAGACGAATTGCCCCATATGCTGTGAATTTCTTTTCACTTCGAGTGAAGCAGTCAGAGCCTTACCATGTGGTCACTACATGCACTCAGCTTGCTTCCAG GCTTACACTTGCAGCCACTACACATGTCCAATCTGTGGAAAATCACTAGGAGATATGGCG GTTTATTTCGGTATGCTTGATGCACTGTTAGCAGCAGAAGAACTTCCAGAAGAATACAAAGATCGCTGTCAG GACATTCTATGTAATGACTGTGAACGCAAAGGAACGACACGGTTCCATTGGTTGTACCATAAATGCGGCACCTGCGGTTCTTACAACACCCGTGTGATCAGATCAGAAACAACAACCGTCCCAGACTGCTCAACCTCATCCTGA
- the LOC103869577 gene encoding uncharacterized protein LOC103869577: protein MEFPPPPPPPPPERSKRLHNFTLPYLRWGQQRFLRCVKLPSSSSSSPSPDRANHGSPSLPGAGGGESAQPKVSALGNGDAAAAARPWNLRTRRAACNEPGGGDDPTTTTTRMIITNEIGGVKRGGEGGGDGSEKLKFSVCLLREEIEEDFTALIGKKPPRRPKKRPRLVQKQMNTLFPGLWLGEEVTAGSYDVPEAAAAAET from the exons ATGGAGTTCCCTCCCCCGCCTCCACCTCCCCCGCCGGAGAGATCCAAACGCCTCCACAACTTCACCTTACCTTATCTCCGATGGGGTCAGCAGAGATTCCTCAGGTGCGTCAAGCtcccttcttcctcctcctcctctccttCTCCCGATCGCGCCAATCACGGATCTCCCTCTCTCCCCGGAGCTGGAGGAGGAGAGTCTGCTCAGCCAAAGGTCTCTGCTTTGGGGAATGGAGATGCTGCAGCAGCAGCTAGGCCGTGGAATCTGAGGACGAGGAGAGCTGCTTGTAACGAGCCTGGTGGCGGAGACGACCCCACGACCACCACCACGAGGATGATCATCACAAATGAAATTGGCGGAGTCAAGAGAGGTGGTGAAGGAGGTGGTGATGGATCGGAGAAACTGAAATTCTCTGTTTGTTTGTTGAGAGAAGAGATCGAAGAGGATTTCACAGCCTTGATTGGTAAAAAGCCTCCTCGTAGACCAAAGAAGAGACCCAGACTTGTTCAGAAGCAAATGaat ACTCTGTTTCCTGGATTGTGGTTAGGGGAAGAAGTAACGGCAGGCTCTTACGACGTCCCTgaggctgctgctgctgctgaaaCTTGA
- the LOC103869584 gene encoding non-specific lipid-transfer protein 2 gives MVMIKATWVSIFAIAAVLLVILAPAAEAVTCSPMQLSPCAQAITSSSPPSALCCAKLKEQKPCLCGYMRNPSLRRFVSSPNARKVSNRCKLPIPRC, from the coding sequence atggtGATGATCAAGGCTACATGGGTTTCCATCTTCGCCATCGCGGCGGTTCTCCTAGTGATTCTAGCCCCGGCGGCAGAAGCAGTGACGTGCTCGCCAATGCAGCTAAGCCCATGTGCGCAGGCGATAACGTCGTCTTCTCCACCGTCAGCGTTGTGCTGCGCGAAGCTGAAGGAACAGAAGCCATGCCTATGTGGGTACATGAGAAACCCTAGCCTCCGTCGCTTCGTCAGCTCTCCCAACGCTCGTAAAGTCTCTAACCGCTGCAAGCTCCCCATCCCAAGGTGTTGA
- the LOC103869581 gene encoding AP-3 complex subunit delta produces the protein MASSNSLMDSLFQRSLEDLIKGLRLGESTFISRSLEEIRREIKLTDLSTKSVALQKLSYLAALHGVDMAWAAFHAVEVVSSSRFAHKRIGYHAIAQSFSDQTPVMLLITNQLRKDLNSSNEHEVSLALECLARIGTDDLARDLTSEVFTLLGSSKALVRKKAIGVVLRVFDKYPDAVKVCFKRLVENLESSDPQLLSAVVGVFCELTAKDPRSYLPLAPEFYKILVDSRNNWVLIKVLKIFAKLASIEPRLAKKVADPVCEHMRKQNVGKSLLFECIRTVFSSLSDQETALKLAVAKIREFLVDDDPNLKYLGLHALSIVAPKHLWAVLENKEAVVKAMSDEDPNVKLEALHLLMAMVNEDNVTEISRILMNYALKSDPLFCNEIICSVLLPCSRNSYEIIVDFDWYLSLLGEMARVPHCQRGKEIEHQLIDIGTRVKDARLELVRVSRALLIDPALLGNQFLYPILSAAAWASGEYVEFSKSPYEIAEALLQPRTCLLPDSIRAIYIHSAFKVLVFSLGAYFSAQQPTSPPLAQESTSSGHSMVNGFTYNSISSLVNMIELGLCSLSGTIDVEVQERAKNILGFIGMIKHEIAEKATSQNSETEGHRAIAFMEDVFSEELGPVSSTAQEKVPLPEGLELNENLEGLQEICREVLEPMAESDYSSDKVSFSVAKLRIRDQEEASSSLPPPLESSSLLAEHRKRHGLYYLSSQKSEDHNDREGNDNNTSNEYPPANEISVDSFKPKKKISKPRPVVVKLDEGDEPKRKPDASSSNDESLSRAIQTALMGKGKGKEKEKEIVKENHEMNVDTENIEQSSRREKKNKKNGERSSKRSSRRQRGKEASVTKPVEVPDLLL, from the coding sequence ATGGCGTCTTCAAACTCCCTCATGGACAGCTTGTTCCAGCGCAGCCTCGAGGATCTGATCAAAGGCCTACGCCTCGGAGAATCCACCTTCATCTCCAGATCCCTAGAAGAAATCCGCCGCGAGATCAAGCTGACGGATCTCTCCACCAAATCCGTCGCCCTCCAGAAACTCTCCTACCTCGCCGCGCTCCACGGCGTCGACATGGCCTGGGCGGCGTTCCACGCCGTGGAGGTCGTTTCCTCATCTCGATTCGCGCACAAGAGGATCGGTTACCACGCGATTGCTCAGTCGTTCAGCGATCAGACGCCGGTTATGCTTCTGATCACGAACCAGCTCAGGAAGGATCTGAATAGTTCGAACGAGCACGAGGTGAGTCTCGCTCTTGAATGTTTGGCTAGGATTGGGACTGATGATCTAGCTAGGGATTTGACCTCTGAGGTGTTTACGCTGTTAGGTAGTAGTAAGGCTTTGGTTAGGAAGAAAGCTATAGGTGTGGTTTTGAGAGTTTTCGATAAGTATCCTGACGCTGTTAAGGTATGTTTCAAGCGTCTCGTTGAGAATCTTGAGAGCTCTGATCCTCAGCTTCTATCAGCTGTGGTTGGAGTGTTCTGTGAACTCACAGCAAAGGATCCAAGATCTTATCTTCCCTTAGCTCCAGAGTTTTACAAGATTCTGGTTGATTCGAGGAACAATTGGGTTTTGATCAAGGTTCTTAAGATATTTGCTAAATTGGCTTCGATTGAGCCTAGGTTGGCTAAGAAGGTGGCTGATCCGGTCTGTGAGCATATGAGGAAACAGAATGTGGGGAAGTCTTTGTTGTTTGAGTGTATTAGAACCGTGTTTAGTAGCTTGAGCGATCAGGAAACAGCTTTGAAGCTCGCGGTTGCTAAGATTAGGGAGTTTCTTGTGGATGATGATCCGAATCTCAAGTATCTCGGTCTTCATGCGTTGTCGATTGTTGCTCCAAAGCATTTGTGGGCTGTTTTGGAGAACAAAGAAGCTGTTGTGAAGGCTATGAGCGATGAGGATCCGAATGTTAAACTCGAGGCTTTGCATCTTTTAATGGCAATGGTGAATGAAGATAACGTGACTGAGATATCCCGGATTCTGATGAACTATGCGCTAAAGTCTGACCCTTTGTTCTGCAACGAGATTATTTGTTCCGTTCTACTGCCATGCTCGAGGAACTCGTATGAGATCATAGTTGACTTCGATTGGTACTTGTCTCTTCTCGGTGAAATGGCTAGAGTCCCACATTGTCAAAGAGGGAAAGAAATTGAGCATCAGTTGATTGATATCGGTACGAGGGTCAAAGATGCTAGACTGGAGCTAGTTCGGGTTTCTAGAGCGCTGCTTATCGATCCTGCATTGCTTGGTAATCAGTTCTTGTATCCGATTTTATCCGCAGCTGCTTGGGCTTCAGGGGAATATGTCGAGTTCTCTAAGTCCCCTTATGAGATTGCAGAGGCGCTTCTGCAACCACGTACTTGTCTCTTACCAGATTCAATTAGAGCAATCTACATACATTCAGCTTTCAAAGTTCTTGTCTTTAGTCTCGGGGCATACTTCTCAGCCCAGCAGCCCACTTCCCCGCCCTTGGCTCAGGAGTCTACCAGCTCTGGTCATTCAATGGTGAATGGTTTCACATACAACTCCATATCGAGTCTGGTGAATATGATTGAGTTGGGATTGTGCTCGTTATCCGGAACCATAGACGTGGAAGTGCAAGAGAGAGCTAAGAACATTCTAGGATTCATTGGTATGATAAAACATGAAATAGCTGAGAAAGCAACCTCACAAAACAGTGAAACAGAAGGTCATAGAGCTATAGCATTCATGGAAGATGTCTTCTCAGAAGAGCTTGGCCCTGTTTCTTCAACTGCACAAGAAAAAGTTCCTCTACCAGAAGGGTTAGAGCTGAATGAGAATCTTGAAGGTTTACAAGAGATTTGCAGAGAAGTTCTCGAACCAATGGCGGAATCAGATTACTCCTCAGACAAAGTCAGCTTCTCTGTCGCCAAACTCAGAATCAGAGATCAAGAAGAAGCCTCATCGTCTTTACCTCCTCCACTTGAATCTTCATCCTTACTCGCAGAACACAGAAAGCGCCATGGACTGTACTATCTCTCCTCTCAGAAAAGCGAAGACCACAACGACAGAGAAGGCAACGATAACAACACGTCAAACGAATACCCACCAGCGAATGAGATATCTGTGGACTCGTTTAAACCCAagaaaaagatatcaaaacCAAGACCTGTAGTGGTGAAACTGGATGAAGGAGATGAACCAAAGAGAAAGCCAGACGCTAGTAGTAGTAACGATGAGTCTTTGTCACGTGCCATCCAAACCGCTCTTATGGGGAAAGGGAAAggcaaggagaaggagaaggaaatTGTAAAAGAGAACCACGAGATGAATGTTGATACAGAGAACATCGAACAGAGCtcaagaagagagaagaagaataagaaaaatGGTGAGAGAAGTAGTAAGCGTAGTTCACGACGGCAAAGAGGCAAAGAAGCAAGTGTAACAAAACCAGTCGAAGTCCCAGATTTGCTCTTATGA
- the LOC103869579 gene encoding zinc finger protein BRUTUS isoform X2, which yields MATPLPDFEAARGGGGGVASSSTTVLTSSVPSSAASTFTEDAEEISPILIFLFFHKAVCSELESLHRLALEFATGHHVDLRLLRERYRFLRSIYKHHCNAEDEVIFSALDIRVKNVAQTYSLEHQGEGTLFDHLFELLNSATEIDESYRRELASSTGALKTSVSQHLAKEQKQVFPLLIEKFKHEEQAYIVWRFLCSIPVNMLAVFLPWLASSISIDESKEMQMCLSKIVPGEKLLQQVIFTWLGGKSDTAASRGVEDSSFQCCLDSSSSMLPCKTSRAQCACEGSKAGKRKYPELTEYEAPDAPMHPIDEIKIWHKSINKEMKDIADEARKIQLSGDFSDLSAFDERLQYIAEVCIFHSLAEDKIIFPAVDGEFSFSEEHDEEENQFNEFRCLIEKIKSAGASSTSAAEFYTKLCSHADQIMETIQRHFHNEEIQVLPLARKNFSFKRQQEILYQSLCIMPLRLIERVLPWLTASLTEDEAKNFLKNLQAGAPKSDAALVTLFSGWACKGRKAGECLSPKANGSCPAKTLSNIEEVYLQSCNACVSLPCPSRSIKACCQHQDKRPAKRTVVSSCGQNATPHSSEVANGNGRSCCVPDLGVNSDCLGLGSLPAAKSMRSSSLNSAAPALNSSLFGWEMDSNSFDTGHAERPVATIFKFHKAISKDLEFLDVESGKLIDCDETFIRQFIGRFHLLWGFYKAHSNAEDDILFPALESKETLHNVSHSYTLDHKHEEKLFGDIYSVLTELSVLHEKLQTDSMVEDTTQTDIVQADIDSGDCKKKYNELATKLQGMCKSIKITLDQHIFLEELELWPLFDKHFSIQEQDKIVGRIIGTTGAEVLQSMLPWVTSALSEDEQNRMMDTWKQATKNTMFDEWLNECWKGSPDSSSMERTKPSLHRDNDHQEVLDQTGQLFKPGWKDIFRMNQNELEAEIRKVYQDTTLDPRRKDYLVQNWRTSRWIAAQQKLPKETETALNGDVALGCFPSFRDPEKQIFGCEHYKRNCKLRAACCGQLFTCRFCHDKVSDHSMDRKLVTEMLCMRCLKVQPCGPICTTPSCEGFPMAKHYCSICKLFDDERAVYHCPFCNLCRVGEGLGIDYFHCMTCNCCLGMKLVNHKCLEKSLETNCPICCEFLFTSSEAVRALPCGHYMHSACFQAYTCSHYTCPICGKSLGDMAVYFGMLDALLAAEELPEEYKDRCQDILCNDCERKGTTRFHWLYHKCGTCGSYNTRVIRSETTTVPDCSTSS from the exons ATGGCGACGCCGTTGCCGGACTTTGAGGCGGCGAgaggcggcggaggaggagtaGCGTCTTCATCAACCACGGTGCTTACGAGCAGCGTACCTTCTTCTGCGGCGAGTACGTTCACGGAGGACGCGGAGGAGATTTCTCCGATCCTGATTTTCCTCTTCTTTCACAAGGCGGTATGCAGTGAGCTCGAATCGCTTCATAGGCTGGCGCTTGAGTTTGCTACAGGTCACCACGTTGATCTCCGTCTCCTCCGTGAACGGTATCGGTTCCTTAGATCGATCTATAAGCATCACTGCAATGCCGAAGACGAG GTGATCTTTTCAGCTCTTGACATACGCGTGAAGAACGTAGCGCAGACGTATTCTCTTGAGCACCAAGGTGAAGGCACCCTCTTCGATCATCTTTTTGAGCTGCTTAATTCCGCCACGGAGATAGATGAGAGTTATCGGAGGGAGTTGGCGAGCAGTACTGGAGCACTTAAGACATCTGTTAGCCAGCACTTGGCTAAAGAACAGAAACAG GTGTTCCCGTTACTTATTGAGAAGTTTAAGCACGAGGAGCAAGCTTACATAGTGTGGAGGTTTCTCTGCAGCATTCCTGTGAATATGCTTGCCGTGTTTCTTCCGTGGCTGGCTTCCTCCATTTCAATTGATGAAAGCAAGGAGATGCAGATGTGCTTGAGCAAGATAGTTCCTGGCGAAAAGCTCCTTCAGCAA GTTATTTTCACCTGGTTGGGAGGGAAAAGCGATACTGCGGCTTCGCGTGGTGTAGAGGATTCTTCGTTCCAGTGTTGTCTAGATTCTTCTAGCAGCATGCTTCCGTGCAAAACTAGTAGAGCCCAGTGCGCATGTGAGGGATCCAAGGCCGGGAAGAGAAAGTATCCAGAGCTTACCGAGTATGAAGCTCCTGATGCTCCTATGCACCCAATTGATGAGATAAAAATTTGGCACAAGTCAATCAACAAGGAGATGAAGGATATAGCTGATGAGGCTAGGAAAATTCAGCTGTCTGGAGATTTTTCGGATTTATCTGCATTTGATGAACGCTTGCAGTATATTGCTGAAGTATGCATCTTTCACAG TCTTGCAGAGGATAAGATCATATTTCCAGCAGTAGATGGGGAGTTTTCATTTTCCGAGGAGCACGATGAAGAAGAAAACCAGTTTAACGAGTTCCGGTGCTTAATTGAAAAAATCAAAAGTGCTGGAGCCTCTTCTACTTCTGCTGCTGAATTTTACACCAAGCTGTGCTCACATGCGGATCAAATAATGGAAACTATTCAAAGGCACTTCCACAACGAGGAAATTCAG GTGCTGCCCCTTGCACGAAAGAACTTCAGCTTTAAAAGACAACAAGAGATTCTCTACCAAAGCCTGTGCATAATGCCCTTAAGATTAATTGAACGTGTTTTGCCATGGTTGACTGCATCGTTAACAGAAGATGAAGCAAAGAATTTTCTGAAGAATTTGCAAGCTGGAG CACCTAAATCGGATGCTGCTCTCGTTACTCTTTTCTCTGGTTGGGCATGCAAAGGACGCAAAGCGGGGGAATGCTTGTCTCCAAAGGCGAATGGTTCATGCCCTGCTAAAACACTAAGCAACATTGAAGAAGTCTACCTTCAGTCATGTAATGCTTGTGTGTCTTTGCCATGCCCGAGTAGGAGTATAAAAGCGTGTTGCCAGCATCAGGATAAAAGGCCAGCTAAGCGAACTGTTGTGTCGTCTTGTGGACAAAATGCCACCCCCCACTCTTCAGAAGTCGCAAATGGAAATGGCAGGTCATGCTGTGTTCCGGATCTCGGAGTTAACAGTGATTGTCTGGGACTTGGTTCCCTTCCAGCAGCTAAATCTATGAGATCTTCTTCGCTAAACTCTGCTGCGCCCGCTCTTAATTCTAGCCTCTTTGGTTGGGAAATGGATAGCAACAGCTTTGATACTGGACATGCCGAGCGGCCAGTTGCTACAATATTCAAGTTTCACAAGGCCATAAGCAAAGATCTGGAGTTTCTTGATGTAGAATCTGGAAAGCTCATTGATTGCGATGAAACGTTTATTCGTCAGTTCATAGGTCGATTTCACCTACTCTGGGGTTTCTACAAGGCTCATAGTAATGCAGAAGATGATATCCTCTTTCCAGCTTTGGAGTCGAAGGAGACGCTTCACAATGTCAGCCACTCTTACACGCTCGACCATAAACATGAGGAAAAGTTGTTTGGAGATATTTACAGTGTTCTTACTGAGCTTTCAGTTCTTCATGAGAAGTTACAGACTGATTCTATGGTGGAGGACACAACTCAAACTGACATTGTTCAGGCTGATATTGACAGTGGTGACTGCAAGAAGAAGTACAACGAACTGGCTACAAAGCTTCAAGGGATGTGCAAATCCATTAAGATCACACTGGATCAACATATATTCTTGGAGGAACTGGAGCTCTGGCCTCTATTTGACAAACATTTCTCCATTCAAGAGCAAGACAAGATTGTGGGTCGTATAATCGGGACAACGGGTGCTGAAGTTCTTCAATCCATGTTGCCATGGGTGACTTCCGCACTTTCTGAAGATGAGCAAAACAGAATGATGGATACATGGAAGCAGGCAACCAAGAACACAATGTTCGATGAATGGCTCAACGAATGCTGGAAAGGATCACCCGACTCATCCTCAATGGAAAGAACCAAACCTAGTCTACACAGAG atAATGATCATCAAGAAGTCTTGGACCAAACTGGTCAACTTTTTAAGCCGGGTTGGAAAGATATTTTCCGCATGAATCAGAACGAACTAGAGGCTGAAATCAGGAAGGTTTATCAGGACACAACACTTGATCCAAGGAGAAAAGATTATCTAGTACAAAATTGGAGGACCAG TCGATGGATAGCGGCTCAGCAAAAGTTACCCAAGGAAACAGAAACTGCTTTAAATGGTGATGTTGCACTTGGATGTTTCCCGTCTTTTAGAGATCCCGAGAAGCAGATATTTGGATGCGAGCATTACAAGCGTAACTGCAAGCTTCGGGCTGCTTGTTGTGGTCAGTTGTTCACTTGTAGGTTTTGCCATGACAAAGTAAGCGACCACTCCATGGATAG AAAATTGGTGACGGAAATGCTCTGCATGCGGTGCCTGAAGGTGCAACCTTGTGGCCCCATTTGCACAACGCCTTCATGCGAAGGATTCCCAATGGCAAAGCACTATTGCAGCATTTGCAAACTTTTCGATGATGAAAG AGCTGTTTACCATTGTCCATTCTGCAACCTTTGCCGGGTCGGTGAGGGATTAGGAATTGATTATTTCCATTGCATGACATGTAACTGTTGCCTGGGGATGAAGTTAGTAAACCACAAGTGTCTGGAGAAAAGCCTCGAGACGAATTGCCCCATATGCTGTGAATTTCTTTTCACTTCGAGTGAAGCAGTCAGAGCCTTACCATGTGGTCACTACATGCACTCAGCTTGCTTCCAG GCTTACACTTGCAGCCACTACACATGTCCAATCTGTGGAAAATCACTAGGAGATATGGCG GTTTATTTCGGTATGCTTGATGCACTGTTAGCAGCAGAAGAACTTCCAGAAGAATACAAAGATCGCTGTCAG GACATTCTATGTAATGACTGTGAACGCAAAGGAACGACACGGTTCCATTGGTTGTACCATAAATGCGGCACCTGCGGTTCTTACAACACCCGTGTGATCAGATCAGAAACAACAACCGTCCCAGACTGCTCAACCTCATCCTGA